TTTTAGGGGTCAATGCTGTCCCACCTTTAATTAAGCTTCAATAGTCAAGAATAAAGGCAATTAGCCACCCATGCTTAAAGCGTGTTTAAAAAATATAGGGATGGTCTATGGATAGTCCTTGAGACGTTCCCAGCTATCTAAACACCACCCCTCCAGAATCATTTCCGAATTTAGCCAATCATACTAAGCCATAGGCTTGACAGCTTGGGCTGAGAAACCATGCTTAGCTAACTCTTGATTCAGAGCGAGACCATTCTCGACACGATCTACAAATAACACACCATTTAGGTGATCCATTTCATGCTGAATGGCACGAGCAAGCAGACCTGTCGCACTAAGCTTTTGGGGCCGTCCATACTCGTCTTTATAAGATACCTCGACCGCAGCAGGTCGCTTAACATCCAGATAAACTCCTGGAATGCTGAGGCAACCCTCTTGAGCCACACAGATATCGCGACCCATATGCTTAACGCTGGGGTTGATCAAAATTAGCGGTTGGTTGGTGGAGTCGTCTGGCTCACAATCGATCACAATTAGCTGTTTCTGCATAGCCACTTGAGGAGCCGCTAACCCAATTCCGTCAGCGCTATACATTGTTTGCAGCATCTCACGAACCAATTCACGGATTTCTGCATCTACTTTGTTGATCCGCTTCGCTGGCTGACGCAAGACGCGATCGCCAAGATGGTGAATCTCTAAAGGAGGATTATCTAACTTTTTCTTCTCGACCAGAACCTCAGAAGTCATGAAATTATCACTCGCGATTAGGGCTAAATTCCGGAATGATTCCGCTTTACCTCCATCTTACCAACCCTGGCTATGGATTGCTGGGTAGAAAACGCTTAATTTTCTGATCTAAATTCACCCCTCGCTATTATGGTTGCCCTAAAAGGAAGAGAGGCGTGGACTGTCACACCTCTCCTTTAATTAAAAGTCACAGCCAACCCGACATCTGCGAGTAAGTAAGTTGGAGTGAGCTAGCTTTTTCAATGCTTCTATCTAAGCAAGGGTAGGGTTTTGAACTGAAACATGGAGCGTATAGGTATCATTGGGCGTCAGTGGGTTTCCTGTAATGCCAACTCCAATGGTATTGGTTGAGTCAAATTTGGCGACACCAATGACATATCGACCGGAGGACGTGAAGTTGTAAGTCAAGAACGAGTCGTTGAGGGAACTGCTACCAGGATCG
This region of Trichocoleus desertorum NBK24 genomic DNA includes:
- the def gene encoding peptide deformylase, translated to MTSEVLVEKKKLDNPPLEIHHLGDRVLRQPAKRINKVDAEIRELVREMLQTMYSADGIGLAAPQVAMQKQLIVIDCEPDDSTNQPLILINPSVKHMGRDICVAQEGCLSIPGVYLDVKRPAAVEVSYKDEYGRPQKLSATGLLARAIQHEMDHLNGVLFVDRVENGLALNQELAKHGFSAQAVKPMA